The following is a genomic window from Candidatus Micrarchaeia archaeon.
GAGCCGAGGGCAAGGCTGACGCCATTATAGTCGCAGGGGACGTTTTCGACACGAAGATACCGAAGCTGGAGACGCTCAAGCGCGCGGCGGACATGTTTTCCGGGAGAAAAAAGCCCATATTCATAATACACGGG
Proteins encoded in this region:
- a CDS encoding metallophosphoesterase; the encoded protein is MKLAIVADMHLGYSRFEEDALRQAESALSGAEGKADAIIVAGDVFDTKIPKLETLKRAADMFSGRKKPIFIIHG